In Leishmania mexicana MHOM/GT/2001/U1103 complete genome, chromosome 13, the following proteins share a genomic window:
- a CDS encoding putative 60S ribosomal protein L44, producing the protein MVNYPKKKVMHCSDARCNAHKSFKVVQYKAGKARLFARGKRRYDRKQSGYGGQTKPVFHKKAKTTKKIVLKLQCSGCKSIRQVVLKRTKHFELNDKKKTGNKDPTW; encoded by the coding sequence ATGGTGAACTATCCGAAGAAGAAGGTGATGcactgcagcgacgcgcgcTGCAACGCGCACAAGTCGTTCAAGGTGGTGCAGTACAAGGCCGGCAAGGCCCGCCTTTTTGCTCGCGGTAAGCGTCGTTACGACCGCAAGCAGTCTGGTTATGGTGGCCAGACCAAGCCCGTCTTCCACAAGAAGGCCAAGACGACCAAGAAGATTGTGCTGAAGCTGCAGTGCTCTGGTTGCAAGTCTATCCGCCAGGTTGTCCTCAAGCGCACGAAGCACTTTGAGCTGAACGACAAGAAGAAGACGGGCAACAAGGACCCCACCTGGTAA
- a CDS encoding pyrroline-5-carboxylate reductase produces MSELKIGFLGCGNMGECIMAGMLKAKTLGPENTFICNRSASTNERLVSLYQVRSVSAVELAEKSDIIMLGVKPYGIVPVLETIKEKITTSKLIISMAAGVPIATIENHCPPKTKVVRVMPNIPSFVGEGVTSISGNAAVMPDDEAVVMKLFDAIGKTYRVAESAIHGVVGVAGSSPAYVFMFMEALSDGAVRGGIPRAQSYEMAAQAVLGAAKMLQESGKTPAALKDMVCSPGGTTIEAVRFLEKGGMRSSIIEAMIQCMEKSKEFERMYSE; encoded by the coding sequence ATGTCGGAACTGAAGATTGGTTTCTTGGGATGTGGCAACATGGGTGAATGCATCATGGCGGGCATGCTGAAGGCCAAGACGCTAGGCCCAGAGAATACGTTTATTTGCAATCGAAGCGCATCCACAAATGAACGGCTGGTCTCCCTGTACCAGGTGAGGAGTGTGAGTGCTGTTGAACTGGCTGAAAAGTCGGACATCATCATGCTGGGTGTGAAGCCGTACGGGATTGTACCCGTTCTGGAGACGATCAAGGAGAAGATAACAACGTCCAAGCTCATTATTTCCATGGCTGCCGGCGTGCCTATTGCAACCATCGAAAATCACTGTCCTCCGAAAACCAAAGTTGTGCGTGTTATGCCTAACATTCCATCATtcgtgggggagggagtaACATCGATCAGTGGTAACGCTGCTGTGATGCCTGACGACGAGGCGGTAGTGATGAAGCTGTTCGATGCGATTGGAAAGACGTACCGTGTGGCCGAATCGGCGATTCACGGAGTCGTCGGTGTGGCCGGGTCTTCCCCCGCTTACGTGTTCATGTTTATGGAGGCGCTGAgcgacggcgctgtgcgTGGTGGTATTCCCCGAGCGCAGTCCTATGAAATGGCTGCACAGGCCGTTCTGGGTGCGGCTAAGATGCTGCAAGAGAGTGGGAAAACACCTGCTGCTCTGAAGGACATGGTTTGCTCGCCGGGTGGGACAACCATCGAGGCCGTTCGTTTTCTGGAGAAAGGTGGGATGCGCTCATCTATTATTGAAGCCATGATTCAATGTATGGAAAAGTCAAAGGAATTTGAGAGAATGTACAGCGAATAA
- a CDS encoding putative chaperonin TCP20, translating to MSNLAYINPGGKQARKASALDINMIAARGLQEVLKTNLGPRGTMKMLVSGAGMIKITKDGNTLLGEMQIQHPTAALIARAATAIDDITGDGSTGVVLTIGEMMRQSERYIQEGMHPRTITEGFHIARDEALKFLEGSIIEIPNEERREYLTNVARTALTTKVNAGLSEQLAEAVVDAVYAIAEHGKEVDLHMVEVMHMRHRLSSDTRFVNGIVLDHGGRNSDMPKYLENAYILTCNVSLEYERSELTTGFYYKDPAEKARMVEAERKMTDDRVRQIIELKRRVCTKENGRTFVVINQKGIDPISLEMLAKENILALRRAKRRNMERLVLACGGEAVNATDNLTPDVLGEAGLIQEYTLGDDKYTFVENASKGKSCTLLVKGPNDHTIAQIKDAVRDGLRAVKNAFEASAVVAGAGAFEVALHDHLMKFADNVSGKQKIGIRAYADAMLVTPKTLAENSGLDVQECLITLQEASRTARKGGKWAGLRIENGDVIDPIAAGILDNVIVKRSLLESTGDIVAQLLLVDEIIDLVRYELKGQ from the coding sequence ATGTCGAATCTGGCTTACATCAACCCTGGCGGCAAGCAGGCCCGCAAGGCGAGCGCTCTGGATATCAACATGATTGCCGCGCGGGGCTTGCAGGAAGTTTTGAAAACTAACCTTGGGCCTCGTGGCACAATGAAGATGCTGGTTTCCGGGGCTGGCATGATTAAAATTACCAAGGATGGTAACACCTTGCTTGGCGAGATGCAAATTCAACACCCGACAGCGGCGCTTAtcgctcgcgcagcgactGCGATCGATGACATCACCGGTGACGGGAGTACTGGCGTGGTTCTTACGATTGGTGAGATGATGCGGCAATCGGAGCGCTACATTCAGGAAGGCATGCACCCGCGCACGATCACGGAGGGCTTTCACATCGCCCGCGACGAGGCTCTCAAGTTTTTGGAAGGGAGCATTATTGAAATACCGAACGAGGAACGGCGCGAGTATCTAACGAACGTGGCGCGGACTGCGTTGACGACGAAGGTGAATGCCGGGCTATCTGAGCAGCTCGCAGAGGCCGTGGTGGATGCTGTGTACGCTATCGCTGAGCATGGAAAGGAGGTGGATCTGCACATGGTGGAGGTGATGCACATGCGCCACCGTCTCAGCTCGGACACGCGTTTTGTGAATGGCATTGTGCTTGATCATGGTGGTCGTAACAGCGACATGCCCAAGTATCTTGAGAACGCTTATATTCTCACCTGCAATGTGTCGCTCGAGTACGAGCGCAGTGAGCTGACCACAGGCTTCTACTACAAGGATCCTGCGGAGAAGGCCCGGATGGTGGAGGCAGAGCGCAAAATGACGGACGATCGCGTGCGTCAGATCATCGAGCTGAAGAGGAGGGTGTGCACGAAGGAAAACGGTCGGACGTTCGTGGTGATTAATCAGAAGGGCATTGATCCTATTTCTCTGGAGATGCTTGCGAAGGAGAACAttcttgcgctgcgccgcgcgaAGCGTCGCAACATGGAGCGACTGGTGTtggcgtgcggcggcgaggcagtCAACGCCACTGATAATCTGACGCCCGACGTTCTCGGCGAGGCCGGTCTCATTCAGGAATACACGTTGGGCGATGACAAGTACACGTTTGTCGAGAACGCCTCGAAGGGTAAAAGCTGTACGCTGCTCGTGAAAGGCCCAAACGACCACACAATTGCGCAAATAAAGGACGCCGTACGCGACGGGCTGCGTGCTGTGAAGAACGCGTTTGAGGCTTCGGCGGTTGTtgccggtgctggtgccttcgaggtggcgctgcacgaCCATCTGATGAAGTTCGCCGACAACGTGAGCGGGAAGCAGAAGATCGGCATCCGTGCTTACGCTGACGCCATGCTCGTCACGCCCAAGACACTGGCTGAGAACTCCGGCCTCGATGTGCAGGAGTGCCTTAtcacgctgcaggaggctAGCAGGACGGCTCGCAAAGGCGGAAAGTGGGCTGGTCTCAGAATCGAGAACGGTGACGTGATTGATCCCATCGCGGCCGGTATTCTCGACAACGTCATTGTGAAGCGGAGTCTCCTTGAGTCCACCGGCGACATCGTTGCGCAACTGCTCCTCGTCGACGAGATCATTGATCTGGTCAGATATGAATTAAAAGGTCAGTAG